The Musa acuminata AAA Group cultivar baxijiao chromosome BXJ1-3, Cavendish_Baxijiao_AAA, whole genome shotgun sequence genome window below encodes:
- the LOC135632909 gene encoding UMP-CMP kinase 3-like isoform X4, which translates to MISSMIKEGKIVPSEVTVELLQKAMLESGNDKFLIDGFPRNEENRATFENVTKIEPEFILFFNCPEEEMEQRLLSRNQGRDDDNIETIRKRFKVFVESSIPVVEYYDMKGKVRKVDALKPIDEVFEAVKAVFDPFHVKVE; encoded by the exons ATGATCTCCAGCATGATAAAGGAAGGCAAAATTGTCCCTTCTGAGGTTACTGTTGAACTTCTACAAAAGGCTATGCTTGAGAGTGGAAACGATAAATTTCTTATTGATGGCTTTCCTCGAAATGAAGAGAATCGTGCTACTTTTGAGAATGTT ACAAAAATTGAGCCagaatttatacttttttttaattGTCCAGAGGAAGAGATGGAACAGAGACTTTTGAGTCGCAACCAG GGGAGAGATGATGATAACATTGAGACCATAAGGAAGCGTTTTAAAGTTTTTGTTGAATCCAGTATACCTGTAGTTGAGTATTATGACATGAAGGGCAAGGTTCGAAAG GTTGATGCTCTGAAGCCTATTGATGAGGTCTTTGAAGCTGTAAAAGCTGTTTTCGACCCATTTCATGTGAAA GTTGAGTAG
- the LOC135632909 gene encoding UMP-CMP kinase 4-like isoform X2, with the protein MVDSSKDVNGGFPGDKKITVVFVLGGPGSGKGTQCAKIVENFGFTHLSAGDLLRAEIKSGSENGSMISSMIKEGKIVPSEVTVELLQKAMLESGNDKFLIDGFPRNEENRATFENVTKIEPEFILFFNCPEEEMEQRLLSRNQGRDDDNIETIRKRFKVFVESSIPVVEYYDMKGKVRKVCFNIMHPF; encoded by the exons ATGGTAGATTCAAGCAAG GATGTTAATGGGGGCTTCCCAGGTGACAAGAAGATCACAGTTGTTTTTGTGTTAG GTGGGCCTGGCAGTGGAAAAGGCACCCAGTGTGCAAAAATTGTTGAAAACTTTGGTTTCACTCATCTTAGTGCTGGTGATCTTCTGCGTGCAGAAATCAAGTCTGGTTCAGAAAATGG TTCAATGATCTCCAGCATGATAAAGGAAGGCAAAATTGTCCCTTCTGAGGTTACTGTTGAACTTCTACAAAAGGCTATGCTTGAGAGTGGAAACGATAAATTTCTTATTGATGGCTTTCCTCGAAATGAAGAGAATCGTGCTACTTTTGAGAATGTT ACAAAAATTGAGCCagaatttatacttttttttaattGTCCAGAGGAAGAGATGGAACAGAGACTTTTGAGTCGCAACCAG GGGAGAGATGATGATAACATTGAGACCATAAGGAAGCGTTTTAAAGTTTTTGTTGAATCCAGTATACCTGTAGTTGAGTATTATGACATGAAGGGCAAGGTTCGAAAG GTCTGTTTTAACATAATGCACCCTTTTTGA
- the LOC135632909 gene encoding UMP-CMP kinase 4-like isoform X1, whose amino-acid sequence MVDSSKDVNGGFPGDKKITVVFVLGGPGSGKGTQCAKIVENFGFTHLSAGDLLRAEIKSGSENGSMISSMIKEGKIVPSEVTVELLQKAMLESGNDKFLIDGFPRNEENRATFENVTKIEPEFILFFNCPEEEMEQRLLSRNQGRDDDNIETIRKRFKVFVESSIPVVEYYDMKGKVRKVDALKPIDEVFEAVKAVFDPFHVKVE is encoded by the exons ATGGTAGATTCAAGCAAG GATGTTAATGGGGGCTTCCCAGGTGACAAGAAGATCACAGTTGTTTTTGTGTTAG GTGGGCCTGGCAGTGGAAAAGGCACCCAGTGTGCAAAAATTGTTGAAAACTTTGGTTTCACTCATCTTAGTGCTGGTGATCTTCTGCGTGCAGAAATCAAGTCTGGTTCAGAAAATGG TTCAATGATCTCCAGCATGATAAAGGAAGGCAAAATTGTCCCTTCTGAGGTTACTGTTGAACTTCTACAAAAGGCTATGCTTGAGAGTGGAAACGATAAATTTCTTATTGATGGCTTTCCTCGAAATGAAGAGAATCGTGCTACTTTTGAGAATGTT ACAAAAATTGAGCCagaatttatacttttttttaattGTCCAGAGGAAGAGATGGAACAGAGACTTTTGAGTCGCAACCAG GGGAGAGATGATGATAACATTGAGACCATAAGGAAGCGTTTTAAAGTTTTTGTTGAATCCAGTATACCTGTAGTTGAGTATTATGACATGAAGGGCAAGGTTCGAAAG GTTGATGCTCTGAAGCCTATTGATGAGGTCTTTGAAGCTGTAAAAGCTGTTTTCGACCCATTTCATGTGAAA GTTGAGTAG
- the LOC103978653 gene encoding type I inositol polyphosphate 5-phosphatase 2: protein MRTRKGRRSESFWPSIVMRKWLNIKPKVHEFSEDEADTESSDDDDDARFSYTIPFPGTLLSKNECRTQASETRVTLSRLRRRKSETLRVNYITNKDVRVMIGTWNVAGRLPLQDLELDEWLDTDQPADMYVLGFQEVVPLNAGNVLGAEDNRPIQEWEAIIRRTLNKSSQPKTLCKSYTAPPSPASISSPTDPHTDGTQEEERTDRTSLLKGFELDWPEHSFDAPQQVLVSGKRLRRVLSSTARSGVEEAQVYAGLRRVCQSSGNLGMIWPEQQEASDVLDSIDDMSKPSSRYFRVVSKQMVGVYVSVWVCSRLRRHVNNLKVSPVGVGLMGYMGNKGSVSVSMTLFQSRLCFVCSHLTSGHTEADQHKRNSDVHDILHRTSFASLDAADHPQTIPSHDRIFWFGDLNYRLNMPDAEIRALVAGRCWDELMNFDQLSNELRGGHIFDGWKEGLIAFPPTYKYEMNSDRYVGEIAREGEKRRSPAWCDRILFLGKGIKQVSYGRSELNLSDHRPVSSVFMVEVEVLDQRKLERVLNFTNAGLLPEEI, encoded by the exons ATGAGAACCAGGAAAGGCAGGCGCTCCGAG TCCTTTTGGCCCTCAATCGTGATGAGGAAGTGGCTCAACATCAAGCCAAAGGTGCACGAATTCAGCGAGGACGAGGCCGATACAGAGAGcagcgatgatgatgatg ATGCAAGATTCTCCTATACAATTCCATTTCCCGGAACACTCCTAAGCAAGAACGAGTGCAGAACTCAAGCCTCAG AAACAAGGGTCACCTTGTCAAGACTTCGAAGAAGGAAATCGGAAACCCTGCGAGTTAACTACATCACCAACAAAGATGTGAG GGTGATGATTGGCACATGGAATGTCGCGGGAAGGCTCCCTTTGCAGGATCTTGAGCTTGATGAGTGGCTTGATACTGATCAACCTGCTGATATGTATGTTCTTGG TTTCCAGGAAGTAGTCCCTTTGAATGCTGGGAATGTTCTTGGAGCTGAGGACAACAGGCCAATCCAAGAATGGGAAGCAATCATAAGAAGAACACTCAACAAATCTTCGCAGCCGAAGACACTCTGCAAGAGCTACACTGCTCCTCCCTCGCCTGCATCCATCTCATCTCCTACTGATCCCCACACCGatggaacacaagaagaagaacgaaCCGATCGGACTAGCTTGCTCAAGGGATTCGAGTTAGATTGGCCTGAGCATTCGTTTGATGCACCACAGCAAGTGTTGGTCTCCGGTAAGAGACTGAGGAGGGTGTTGAGCAGTACTGCTAGAAGTGGAGTGGAAGAAGCTCAGGTTTACGCAGGACTGAGAAGAGTGTGTCAAAGCTCAGGGAATCTAGGAATGATCTGGCCGGAGCAGCAAGAAGCATCTGATGTGCTGGATTCGATCGACGACATGTCGAAGCCAAGCTCACGATACTTCCGCGTCGTCAGCAAGCAGATGGTGGGCGTTTACGTCTCGGTTTGGGTCTGCAGTAGGCTGCGCCGCCATgtcaacaacctgaaggtttccccCGTCGGCGTTGGACTCATGGGCTACATGGGCAACAAG GGATCGGTTTCTGTCAGCATGACGCTCTTCCAATCGCGCTTGTGCTTCGTCTGCTCTCACCTGACGTCCGGCCACACGGAGGCGGATCAGCACAAGCGCAACTCCGACGTCCATGACATCCTCCATCGCACGAGTTTCGCTTCCCTGGACGCTGCTGACCATCCACAGACGATTCCCTCGCACGA TCGCATCTTCTGGTTCGGGGACTTGAATTATCGCCTCAACATGCCTGATGCTGAGATAAGAGCATTAGTCGCCGGGAGGTGTTGGGATGAGCTGATGAACTTTGATCAG CTGAGCAATGAGCTAAGAGGCGGCCACATATTTGATGGGTGGAAGGAAGGGCTCATTGCTTTTCCTCCTACTTACAAGTATGAGATGAATTCTGACAGATACGTCGGAGAAATTGCCAGAGAAGGGGAGAAGAGGAGATCACCAGCATG GTGCGATCGGATTCTGTTTCTGGGAAAGGGAATCAAACAGGTATCTTACGGGAGATCTGAGCTAAATCTATCCGATCATCGCCCGGTAAGCTCTGTGTTTATGGTTGAAGTTGAAGTGCTCGATCAGCGAAAACTGGAAAGGGTGCTAAACTTCACCAACGCTGGATTGCTGCCGGAAGAGATCTAA
- the LOC135632909 gene encoding UMP-CMP kinase 4-like isoform X3, with product MVDSSKDVNGGFPGDKKITVVFVLGGPGSGKGTQCAKIVENFGFTHLSAGDLLRAEIKSGSENGSMISSMIKEGKIVPSEVTVELLQKAMLESGNDKFLIDGFPRNEENRATFENVRKRWNRDF from the exons ATGGTAGATTCAAGCAAG GATGTTAATGGGGGCTTCCCAGGTGACAAGAAGATCACAGTTGTTTTTGTGTTAG GTGGGCCTGGCAGTGGAAAAGGCACCCAGTGTGCAAAAATTGTTGAAAACTTTGGTTTCACTCATCTTAGTGCTGGTGATCTTCTGCGTGCAGAAATCAAGTCTGGTTCAGAAAATGG TTCAATGATCTCCAGCATGATAAAGGAAGGCAAAATTGTCCCTTCTGAGGTTACTGTTGAACTTCTACAAAAGGCTATGCTTGAGAGTGGAAACGATAAATTTCTTATTGATGGCTTTCCTCGAAATGAAGAGAATCGTGCTACTTTTGAGAATGTT AGGAAGAGATGGAACAGAGACTTTTGA